A window of the Gossypium hirsutum isolate 1008001.06 chromosome A05, Gossypium_hirsutum_v2.1, whole genome shotgun sequence genome harbors these coding sequences:
- the LOC107904429 gene encoding annexin D3, with protein MKSFKKLFTSKPKPHIPESSFKIGGMGSLKVLDVIPSPEDDSHKLKKAFQGFGTDEDGIIEILGHRDANQRKKIRETYHQLYNETLVDALKSELSGDFGKAVILWTYDPSERDARLANEALKSKKKGIKHLEIIVEMSCASSPQHIVAVRQAYCTLFDHSVEEDIVASVPPPLRKILVGLVTSYRYDKEVVDTDVANLEADRLHEAIKTKDLAHDDVVFILSTRNFYQLRTTFECYKKKHGNPIDKDIEKSGKGDLESLLRMVMLCIDSPEKHFAEVVGTSIIGLGTDEDSLTRAIISRAEIDMMKVKSEYLNIYKSSLDDAVTGDTSGDYRNFLVTLLGGKI; from the exons ATGAAGAGTTTTAAGAAACTTTTCACGAGTAAACCAAAACCACATATCCCTGAATCTAGTTTTAAGATTGGAGGAATGGGTTCActtaaagtacttgatgtcaTTCCTTCTCCTGAAGATGACTCTCACAAACTCAAGAAAGCTTTTCAAG GGTTCGGAACAGATGAGGATGGGATAATTGAGATATTGGGACACAGGGATgcaaatcaaaggaagaagattAGAGAAACTTATCACCAGCTTTACAATGAAACTCTCGTTGATGCTCTTAAGTCTGAACTTTCTGGTGATTTTGGC AAAGCAGTCATTCTTTGGACATATGATCCATCTGAGAGAGATGCTAGACTGGCAAATGAAGCATTGAAGTCAAAGAAGAAGGGTATCAAGCATCTCGAGATCATTGTTGAGATGTCATGTGCGTCGTCTCCTCAGCATATTGTGGCAGTAAGGCAGGCTTATTGCACTCTCTTCGACCATTCAGTCGAAGAAGACATCGTAGCTTCAGTACCTCCGCCTCTCAGAAAG ATTTTGGTGGGCCTAGTGACATCCTACAGATATGACAAGGAAGTGGTGGACACTGATGTGGCAAACTTAGAGGCAGATAGGTTACATGAGGCGATCAAAACCAAGGATTTGGCCCATGATGATGTAGTTTTTATACTTTCCACAAGAAACTTCTATCAACTCAGGACTACATTTGAATGCTACAAGAAAAAACATGGAAATCCTATTGATAAG GACATCGAGAAATCTGGGAAGGGTGATTTGGAATCACTTTTGAGAATGGTTATGTTGTGCATTGATTCCCCAGAGAAGCACTTTGCAGAG GTTGTAGGAACTTCAATCATTGGACTGGGAACCGATGAAGATTCACTGACAAGAGCAATAATAAGCAGAGCAGAAATCGACATGATGAAAGTAAAATCAGAATATTTGAACATTTATAAGTCCAGTCTCGATGACGCGGTTACCGGGGATACTTCTGGAGATTACAGGAATTTCTTGGTCACCTTACTTGGTGGAAAAATCTGA
- the LOC107904428 gene encoding CSC1-like protein At3g54510: MVILFLFSILKKRPSNAAIYYPRPLSKRHPITFPPFSLRRFIPSFSWIPRAFRVTEDEILQTNGLDALVVIRLFKFGINFFTVCSSVGLLILLPINFGGQPASSDSYRSMDSCTISNIKTGSNMLWVHFMCLWFISLYGLHLLYREYSEILVKRIQQVRNLRHRPDQFTTLVREIPVCGEHKARGCCVDHFFSKHHPYSYHSYKMLYDGKDIEDLSKQARYVYEKVQGLRKKCEGKKHGKESDECRDDLLKITGLEEKLEELCRKIRQLQSEDMLKGTELPVAFVTFKSRWGAAMAAQTQQHTNPLLWITEMAPEPSDVSWRNLSIQYKILPVYKIGVILAATLLTIFFAVPVTAVQGIAKFEKLKKWFPPAMAIEFIPGLSSVVTGYLPSAVLKGFIYIVPFAMLGIAKLGGSISKSKEEIKACNMVFYFLLGNVFFLSLISGSLLDEIGEYVSHPKNLPSHLAALVSSQADFFMTYILTEGLSGFSLEVLQPGLLIWDFIKSRTYCRGKEKDLYLYSL; encoded by the exons ATGGTGATTCTATTTCTCTTCTCAATCTTGAAGAAACGGCCTTCAAATGCTGCCATATATTACCCTCGTCCTCTTTCCAAACGACATCCCATCACCTTCCCTCCTTTCTCTCTCCGTCGTTTCATTCCTTCCTTTTCGTGGATCCCTCGTGCCTTTCGCGTCACTGAAGATGAAATCCTCCAAACCAATGGCCTTGATGCACTCGTTGTTATAAGACTCTTCAAGTTCGG GATCAATTTCTTTACTGTTTGCTCTTCTGTTGGATTGCTAATACTCCTACCAATTAATTTTGGTGGACAGCCAGCTTCCTCTGATAGCTATCGTTCCATGGATTCTTGCACAATATCCAACATCAAAACAGGTTCTAACAT GCTTTGGGTGCATTTTATGTGCTTGTGGTTTATATCTCTCTATGGATTACACCTTTTATATAGG GAATATTCTGAGATTTTAGTTAAAAGGATTCAACAAGTTCGCAACCTCAGGCATCGTCCCGATCAATTTACGACTCTAGTTCGAGAAATTCCGGTCTGCGGTGAACACAAGGCTCGTGGCTGTTGTGTTGATCACTTCTTTTCTAAACATCATCCTTACAGTTATCATTCTTACAAAATGTTATATGATGGGAAAGACATTGAAGATCTGTCG AAGCAGGCGAGATATGTGTATGAAAAGGTTCAGGGTTTAAGAAAGAAATGTGAAGGCAAGAAACATGGTAAAGAATCGGATGAATGTCGAGATGATTTATTGAAAATTACAGGGCTTGAGGAAAAGCTTGAGGAACTTTGTCGTAAGATTCGCCAATTACAGAGTGAAGATATGCTCAAAGGAACG GAATTACCTGTGGCATTTGTGACATTCAAATCTCGGTGGGGAGCAGCAATGGCGGCTCAAACTCAGCAGCACACAAATCCACTTCTATGGATCACTGAAATGGCTCCTGAACCGAGTGATGTCTCATGGAGGAATCTATCAATTCAATACAAAATCTTGCCTGTTTATAAAATAGGAGTCATTCTTGCAGCAACACTTCTCACAATTTTCTTTGCAGTGCCCGTCACCGCTGTTCAAGGGATTGCTAAGTTTGAGAAACTTAAGAAATGGTTTCCTCCAGCAATGGCTATAGAATTCAT ACCAGGATTATCCTCAGTGGTGACAGGGTACCTTCCAAGTGCAGTCCTCAAAGGGTTCATATACATTGTTCCATTTGCAATGCTTGGGATCGCTAAACTGGGTGGGTCCATCTCAAAAAGCAAAGAGGAGATCAAAGCTTGCAACATGGTTTTCTATTTTCTGTTGGGGAATGTTTTCTTTTTGAGTTTGATTTCAGGCTCTTTACTTGATGAGATTGGAGAATATGTTAGTCATCCTAAGAATTTGCCTAGTCATCTTGCTGCTCTCGTCTCTTCTCAG GCAGATTTCTTCATGACATACATCCTCACAGAGGGGCTCTCAGGGTTTTCTTTGGAAGTTCTTCAGCCAGGATTACTAATCTGGGATTTTATAAAATCCCGGACTTACtgccgaggaaaagagaaagatctTTATCTTTATTCACTGTAA